A stretch of the Filimonas lacunae genome encodes the following:
- the mgtE gene encoding magnesium transporter yields the protein MSLELEQEDLFEQFERIIATEDKLQIRDFLNHQNISDVANLINEYPDFSSQIIANMAIHRASSVFKILDVSTQKDIILELPSFKTAELLNDLPADDRTDFLEELPKEVIRDLLKLLDPEERKITLSMLGYPEDSVGRLMTPDYVYVYAHNTVEEVFATIRKFAKNSETIDVIYIINEKGELVDDIRIRDVILAAPDKQVDELIDGRVIALNVTDDQEHASQVFKMNNRVALPVTDNNNVLLGIVTIDDMLWVANEEYSEDMQLIGGTEALDEPYLDIPLLKLLRKRVGWLIVLFIGEMFTATAMGYFEHEIAKATVLALFVPLIISSGGNSGSQASTLIIQAMALGEITLSKWWRVMKREIVSGFLLGCVLGIIGFLRIIAWHSFAPGLYGEHYIMIGLTVGFSLIGVVMWGSLSGSMLPMVLKRLGADPATSSAPFVATLVDVTGLVIYFSVAYLFLQGLLL from the coding sequence GAACAATTTGAGCGTATTATAGCAACGGAAGACAAGTTGCAGATAAGGGATTTCCTCAATCACCAGAATATCAGTGATGTAGCCAATCTCATTAACGAATATCCCGATTTCTCCTCGCAGATAATAGCCAATATGGCTATTCACCGTGCTTCCAGTGTATTTAAAATACTGGACGTAAGCACACAGAAGGATATTATTCTGGAATTGCCCTCGTTTAAAACAGCCGAACTGCTGAATGATCTGCCCGCGGATGACCGTACCGATTTCCTGGAAGAACTGCCTAAAGAGGTAATTCGCGACCTGCTGAAACTGCTGGACCCGGAGGAAAGGAAAATCACACTCTCTATGCTGGGCTACCCGGAAGACAGCGTGGGGCGTTTAATGACGCCCGACTATGTATACGTATACGCCCATAACACCGTAGAAGAAGTATTTGCCACCATTCGCAAGTTTGCCAAAAACAGCGAAACCATTGACGTCATTTACATTATTAATGAAAAAGGCGAGTTGGTAGATGATATCCGGATACGCGATGTAATTCTTGCAGCGCCCGACAAGCAGGTAGACGAACTGATTGACGGCCGCGTCATTGCCCTGAATGTAACGGACGACCAGGAACATGCCAGCCAGGTATTTAAAATGAATAACCGTGTGGCTCTTCCGGTTACCGATAACAACAACGTATTGTTGGGCATTGTAACCATCGACGATATGTTATGGGTTGCCAATGAAGAATATAGCGAGGATATGCAGTTAATTGGTGGTACCGAAGCACTGGACGAACCCTACCTGGATATTCCGTTGCTGAAACTATTACGTAAAAGGGTTGGCTGGCTGATAGTGCTGTTTATTGGTGAAATGTTTACCGCCACCGCCATGGGCTACTTCGAGCATGAAATAGCCAAAGCCACTGTGCTGGCACTGTTTGTTCCCTTAATTATCTCCAGCGGCGGTAACAGCGGCTCGCAGGCTTCTACTTTAATTATTCAGGCCATGGCATTGGGAGAAATTACCCTGAGCAAATGGTGGCGTGTAATGAAAAGAGAAATCGTAAGCGGTTTTTTGCTGGGTTGCGTACTCGGAATTATCGGCTTTCTCCGCATTATTGCCTGGCACAGCTTTGCCCCCGGGTTGTATGGCGAACATTACATTATGATTGGTCTTACGGTTGGCTTTTCATTGATAGGCGTAGTAATGTGGGGATCGCTTAGCGGCTCAATGCTTCCCATGGTTTTAAAACGTTTGGGCGCCGACCCCGCTACTTCTTCTGCTCCGTTTGTGGCTACCCTGGTAGACGTAACCGGCCTGGTGATATACTTTAGCGTGGCTTACTTATTTTTACAGGGCTTGCTGTTGTAG